Proteins encoded together in one Bacteroidota bacterium window:
- a CDS encoding winged helix-turn-helix transcriptional regulator, which translates to MRRDPFQAIADPTRRAILMLLAVNTMTAGGIADHFAVSRQAVSKHLQIMTECQVVSPVQQGREIHYQLNPDRLAELDQWLSQFRHLLGQRFNQLDDVLIQLKEKPV; encoded by the coding sequence ATGCGCCGAGATCCGTTTCAGGCCATTGCCGATCCGACCCGCCGTGCGATCCTGATGCTGCTGGCTGTCAATACCATGACGGCCGGGGGCATTGCTGATCACTTTGCGGTCAGCCGGCAGGCTGTTTCGAAGCACCTTCAGATTATGACGGAGTGCCAGGTGGTGTCTCCCGTTCAGCAGGGTCGCGAGATTCACTATCAACTGAATCCGGACCGGCTTGCGGAACTGGATCAGTGGCTGAGTCAGTTCCGGCACCTGCTTGGTCAGCGATTTAATCAACTCGACGATGTATTAATCCAACTGAAAGAGAAACCAGTATGA
- a CDS encoding DNA alkylation repair protein, producing MQTARELLSILISETNPVNREGMARFGINPAGTLGISIPRLRELARSNKRNHEAALELYQSGYHEARILASMMAEPKRMTQELMQDWVTCFDSWDVCDQVCLNAFATSPDRWLVPFSWMEDDREFIRRAGFVMIAVLAVKDLKAPDDGFIRSLPYCRTYATDPRNFVKKAISWALRQTGRKRSALVPSIIQLAGDLLASNDPTSRWIGRDVRNYLLPD from the coding sequence ATGCAAACGGCCAGAGAACTACTCAGCATTCTCATTTCTGAAACCAACCCGGTGAACCGGGAGGGAATGGCCCGTTTTGGCATCAATCCGGCAGGGACACTCGGTATTTCCATTCCGCGCCTGAGGGAACTGGCCCGTTCCAATAAGCGGAATCACGAGGCAGCACTGGAGTTGTATCAGTCTGGTTACCATGAGGCCAGAATTCTGGCATCCATGATGGCCGAGCCGAAACGCATGACCCAGGAACTGATGCAGGATTGGGTCACCTGCTTCGACAGCTGGGATGTTTGTGATCAGGTCTGCCTGAATGCCTTTGCCACCTCTCCTGACCGCTGGCTGGTGCCATTTTCCTGGATGGAAGACGACCGGGAGTTTATCCGCCGTGCCGGTTTTGTCATGATTGCCGTTCTGGCCGTCAAGGATCTTAAAGCACCGGATGACGGATTTATCCGCTCGCTTCCCTACTGCCGGACTTATGCAACCGATCCCCGGAATTTCGTGAAAAAGGCCATTTCCTGGGCATTGCGACAAACCGGCCGTAAACGATCTGCTCTGGTTCCCTCCATCATCCAACTGGCCGGTGATCTGCTCGCCAGCAACGACCCCACCTCCCGGTGGATCGGACGGGACGTCAGAAACTACCTTCTCCCGGACTGA